GTACTGCGAGGATGCGGCGCTCGGGCCCGACGTGGCTACGCAGGGCAGCCAAGGTCTTGGCGATCGCGGTAGGATGATGGGCAAAGTCATCATAGACAGCAACCCCCTGTACTTCTCCGCGCAACTCCAGACGACGTCGCAGACCGCGAAATTCTCCCAGGGCGGCGCAACTGGTGGCCACCGGCACCCCGGCATGGCGGGCAGCCAGGACGGCAGCAAGGGCATTCTGCGCGTTGAACTCCCCCATGGCCTGCCAGCGCACTTCGCCTTGCCATTGCGCCCCGCTCCAGATCGAGAACTGGCTGGCATCGGCAGACTCCAGTCGAAGCTGCCAGCCCTCCGTATCGGCAAACAGCAGATCAGGCGTCCAATGGCCCCGCTGCCAAACCCGCTCCAAGGCGGCGTCATCGGCTGGACGCAGAATCAGACCATCATCGGGCACGGTGCGGAGCAAGTGATGAAACTGGGTCTCGATCGCTGCGAGATTCGGGTAAATGTCGGCGTGATCATACTCGAGATTGTTCAAGATCAGGGTGCGTGGATGGTAATGAACAAACTTGGCCCGCTTGTCGAAGAAAGCAGTGTCGTATTCATCTGCCTCAATGACGAAAAAAGGGCTCTCCGTAAGTCGCGCCGAGCTGGCAAAATTGTTGAGTTCCGCACCCACCAGAAAACTGGGTTGTAAGCCGGCATATTCCAGAATCCAGGCGAGCATGGCGCTGGTACTGCTCTTGCCGTGGGTGCCTGCCACCGCCAATACCCAACGCCCCTGCAGAATCTCTTGCGCGAGCCATTCGGCACCGGAGCGATAGGGCAAGCCCCGACGTAGCACGGTCTCGACCAGAGGATTTCCGCGCGACAGGGCGTTGCCAATGACGATCAGCTCCGGAGGCGGATTGGGGAGATCGCGATCGTATCCCTCCTCCACGGCAATCCCCTCGCGGGCGAGGAGATCTGACATCGGTGGATACGCTTGCGCATCCACTCCCGTTACGCTGTGCCCCGCCGCGCGCGCCAGTAGGGCCAGACTGGCCATGAAGGTACCGCAAATCCCGAGGATGTGGATACGCATGCCGAGCTAGTGCATGGTCCCGGGCTTGGGGCCGTCGAGACGCTGGTCAAAAATCTGCCCGGCAAGTTCATACAGCGCGTTGAGTTTTTCCTGTGCTTCACGAAAGCGCTTTTGCAGCTCCGCTTCGGCGCCCAGCACGGGATGCTCTTCCAGGGAGCGATTGAAGAGCTCACGGATCATGCTCAAACGCTCCACCACCTCGAAATAGGACCACGGGTCGGGCGGCTGGGCATTGGCGGCGCTCAGCTCCTGCTGGTAAAACCAAACCAGCGAGGCACGGGTAACGGCGCGGGCCGCATTGCTCTCGTCGACCTCGACCATCTGCCACTCGAAACTGATGGGATCCTGCCAATCGAGATAAACGCGCCAGCGCATTCCCTGCTCGTCAAAGACATGCTCCAGGCGCGTGCCCACGCCACGATCCGCGAGACGGGCAATCAAGCGCTCCGTCTCCTCCCAGTCTTCGGCATAGGCAGGGGGGGTGCCCAAGGGGACCTGATCCATGACCAAGCGCTCGATGGACTCCAAATAGTCGCGGTCGAGGGGGGCTTGGCGCGCATACTCCAAGGCATCTTCCGGGCTCAAAAGAAGGTTCCTTCCAAGGGACTGCTGGCATTGGCATAGAGACGGCGCGGCATCCGCCCCGCCAGATAGGCCTTCCGTCCAGCCTCTACCCCCAAGCGCATCGCCTCGGCCATGAGCACCGGATCCTTTGCCCCAGCAATGGCCGTGTTCAGTAAAACCCCATCGCAGCCGAGTTCCATGGCCTCGGCCACATCCGATGCCGTCCCCACTCCGGCGTCCACCAGAATCGGCACCGTCGCCTGCTCAAGAATGATGCGGAGGTTGTAGGGATTCCGAATCCCCAGCCCGGAGCCGATGGGCGCAGCCAAGGGCATGACCGCGACACAGCCCATTTCCGCGAAGGCCTTGCAGGCCACCGGATCGTCATTGCTGTAGACCATGACCTCGAAACCCTCGGCAATCAGGGTTTCAGCGGCCTGAAAGGTTTGCCGCATGTCCGGAAACAGGGTCTGCGGATCGCCAATTACTTCCAGCTTGACCAGGGTCCAATCCCCTAACTCCCGCGCCAACCGGCAGGTGCGAACGGCGTCTTCTGCGGTGTAGCAACCGGCGGTGTTGGGCAGGATGGTAAAACGCTCGGCCGGAAGATGATCGAGAAGATTTTCCTCTCCCGCATGCTGGCCGAGATTCACCCGACGCAGGGCAACGGTGACAATCTCTGCGCCAGCGGCATCCAACGCCGTGCGGGTTTCCTGAAAATCCTTATATTTTCCCGTTCCCACCAAGAGACGGGAGTGAAAACTGCGACTGCCAATCTGCAACAGGTCTGCCATGACATCTCAACCTACAGCGAAAACCAGCAGATACTATACCGCTATCCGCCGCCCACGGCACGAATGACCTCAATCTGATCGCCCTCCAGCAAGACGGTGCTTTCCTGTTCACTGCGCGGCACCACGCCGCCGTTGCGCTCCACCGCCACCCGCTTGCCCGTAAGAGCGAGCATATCCAGCAAGGCAAGCACATTGCTTCCCGCCGGAAGCATCTGCTGCAATCCATTGACCTGAATCGTGATTTTCTGCGTCATCGCTATCCGCCCAATCATTCAAGGCATAAGAGCTCTTTGCCTGGTCACAGCCCCACCCACTGGTACTATGCCAGGCTCCTCGCTTTCAAACATCCACTCCAGTACGGAACGCAACGGAGTGCTGGGACTATGGCCAATGCATCGCCGTAGCCGGTCGGCATTCCCCAGGAGTCGCGGGACTTCGTTGGCTCGGACGAAGGCCGGGTTCATTCGTACGTCCAAATGATGCCCCGTAATCTCCGTCGCCATCTCCAGTACCTCGCGCAAGGCATAAGCCCGGCCCGAGCAGATGTTCAAGGTCTGCCCTGTGGCATCAGATGCCTGCAACAGATCGGCGTAGCAGGCCGCGACATCTCGTACATCCGAGAAATCCCGTGCTACGTCCAGATTCCCGAGCTCCACAGTCTCTGCCTTTCGGCGAAAGTGGGCGACGATCTTGGGGATGAGAAACTGGAGATCTTGCCCGACCCCCGTATAGTTGAAGGGCCGAACGATCACCAGCGGTAAGCGACGGAAGCTACTGCGCAGCATCTGTTCCATCGCCCATTTGCTGCAGGCGTAATGATTGACCGGATTGGGACAGACGGACTCATCAATCAGCTCAACCTCAGGCGTGCCGTAGACATTGGCCGAACTCGCCACCACCACACGTTCGAGCTTGGGCAGGTCCTGCAACGCGGACATAAGGTTCAGGGTGCCGAAGAGATTGATATCATAGAACGCACGCGGGTCGCCATGGCCCACAAAGGCTATCGCGGCCAAATGGATCACATAATTGGGCTGCAACTTTTGCACCACCCGCCGCAGACTTTCGGCATCCGTGAGATTCGCAACCCACTGCCCCGGGTCTACACCGGCAAGGGAGCAGAGCCCAACCACGCGGTAGCCACGTTGTTCCAAGACTTGCCGAAGGTAGCGCCCGGTAAAGCCGGTACTACCAGTTACCAATACTGTGGCAGATTCCATATCATTACGCTTGGTGGGAATATTCCAATGCAAGTTTCGCAACTAAATGATTTTATTGGAGGCTAGGCCCGGAATCGAACCGAGGTACACGGCTTTGCAGGCCGCTGCATAACCACTCTGCCACCCAGCCAGAAAGAAAAAGGGAAAGAAGCCTTTCCCTGGTAGTTGGAGCGGGAAACGAGGCTCGAACTCGCGACCCCAACCTTGGCAAGGTTGTGCTCTACCACTGAGCTATTCCCGCAACGTGTCGCGCATCTTACGGCGTGCTTCCCCCTTCTGTCAACCAGAGCGAGCGGCGCTGCCAGACTTCAGCTATGGGTGTGGAAACGCAGCAGTAGACTGATATTCCCGACCAAAGGCACCACGCGTTCATAGTTGGCCACGATCTGCACCGGCGCGTCACCATTTTTGATGATTTGGATATCCTGAGGGTTGATTTTGATCATTGCGACATTGAGGCGATCTTGCAGGTCATAGACAATCTCTCCGGCAGATTCCGAGGGGCTTGCATGACGTGCCTGATCCTGCAGGATATTTTGCAGCGAGAGATTGTCGTAGTAAATGGGGCCCACCTTCACCACTAAGCTCACGGCGATGGCCAACGCCACAATCCAAAAGATTGCCCCAATGAGGCCAATACCTGCCTCGCGGTTCTGTATGCCCAACATTGTCTTCCCTCGCGCGGAACCCGTACTTGGCAATTAGACGGAAGCCAAAGCTTTGCAATCTGGAGCGTGAGATTTAGTTCTGCGGGCCATCGAGGGCACGCCCGATTTGATGCCAGCGGACAGACCAGGTTTCGGCGTCCCAGGAAAACCAAATGAACATGGCCTTACCAACGATATTGCGGCGCGGCGTACAGCCCCAAAAACGGCTATCATCACTATTATCCCGGTCGTCCCCCATCATGAAATAACAATTGGATGGCACGGTATACGGGCCAAAATCCATATGCGCTTCTGGGGTATCGAATTCGATGATATGGAAGGTATGGCCGCCTATGGTCTGTGCATATTCCTTGGTGGGGATGACCATACCACTCTCGCCCTGCCCTTCCGGTCGATAATTGAAGGTGCCGACATATTTTTGTGGAACCAGTTTTCCGTTGATATAAAGGTCGTTCCCTTTGACTTCGATGGTATCG
The window above is part of the Acidithiobacillus acidisediminis genome. Proteins encoded here:
- the mpl gene encoding UDP-N-acetylmuramate:L-alanyl-gamma-D-glutamyl-meso-diaminopimelate ligase, whose protein sequence is MRIHILGICGTFMASLALLARAAGHSVTGVDAQAYPPMSDLLAREGIAVEEGYDRDLPNPPPELIVIGNALSRGNPLVETVLRRGLPYRSGAEWLAQEILQGRWVLAVAGTHGKSSTSAMLAWILEYAGLQPSFLVGAELNNFASSARLTESPFFVIEADEYDTAFFDKRAKFVHYHPRTLILNNLEYDHADIYPNLAAIETQFHHLLRTVPDDGLILRPADDAALERVWQRGHWTPDLLFADTEGWQLRLESADASQFSIWSGAQWQGEVRWQAMGEFNAQNALAAVLAARHAGVPVATSCAALGEFRGLRRRLELRGEVQGVAVYDDFAHHPTAIAKTLAALRSHVGPERRILAVLEPRSNTMKLGVHAETLGPSLHGANAIFLYAPKEITWDARRVVSATAHVHQDIGQLVADIANYATPGDQILVMSNGAFGGIHERLLAALEERQ
- the lepB gene encoding signal peptidase I; this encodes MDFTLGLFLAVVATGLIWFVDRFLLRRRRTAEEKVPVVVDYARSFFPVLLVVFLVRAFVVEPFQVPSGSMLPTIRVGDFLLVNKFTWGLRLPLIHTDLTQGNPVQAGDIMVFRYPKNPRIDYIKRVIGLPGDTIEVKGNDLYINGKLVPQKYVGTFNYRPEGQGESGMVIPTKEYAQTIGGHTFHIIEFDTPEAHMDFGPYTVPSNCYFMMGDDRDNSDDSRFWGCTPRRNIVGKAMFIWFSWDAETWSVRWHQIGRALDGPQN
- a CDS encoding GDP-mannose 4,6-dehydratase; protein product: MESATVLVTGSTGFTGRYLRQVLEQRGYRVVGLCSLAGVDPGQWVANLTDAESLRRVVQKLQPNYVIHLAAIAFVGHGDPRAFYDINLFGTLNLMSALQDLPKLERVVVASSANVYGTPEVELIDESVCPNPVNHYACSKWAMEQMLRSSFRRLPLVIVRPFNYTGVGQDLQFLIPKIVAHFRRKAETVELGNLDVARDFSDVRDVAACYADLLQASDATGQTLNICSGRAYALREVLEMATEITGHHLDVRMNPAFVRANEVPRLLGNADRLRRCIGHSPSTPLRSVLEWMFESEEPGIVPVGGAVTRQRALMP
- a CDS encoding thiazole synthase — translated: MADLLQIGSRSFHSRLLVGTGKYKDFQETRTALDAAGAEIVTVALRRVNLGQHAGEENLLDHLPAERFTILPNTAGCYTAEDAVRTCRLARELGDWTLVKLEVIGDPQTLFPDMRQTFQAAETLIAEGFEVMVYSNDDPVACKAFAEMGCVAVMPLAAPIGSGLGIRNPYNLRIILEQATVPILVDAGVGTASDVAEAMELGCDGVLLNTAIAGAKDPVLMAEAMRLGVEAGRKAYLAGRMPRRLYANASSPLEGTFF
- the thiS gene encoding sulfur carrier protein ThiS, with protein sequence MTQKITIQVNGLQQMLPAGSNVLALLDMLALTGKRVAVERNGGVVPRSEQESTVLLEGDQIEVIRAVGGG
- a CDS encoding DUF4845 domain-containing protein: MLGIQNREAGIGLIGAIFWIVALAIAVSLVVKVGPIYYDNLSLQNILQDQARHASPSESAGEIVYDLQDRLNVAMIKINPQDIQIIKNGDAPVQIVANYERVVPLVGNISLLLRFHTHS